A genomic window from Salvelinus namaycush isolate Seneca chromosome 5, SaNama_1.0, whole genome shotgun sequence includes:
- the LOC120048412 gene encoding protein RRNAD1-like, protein MMCSPTLSAEQQRELARNLTYFLSTYKHISDSFIIEFFSEDLWATLPTRWQQILCDLSPPQIADLLLDRLNVHRRYSCVWPLSLLAFRATAHALTFPRTPQGKRGHEVGMLKPEEFLENKSQSSLLGHIFRKHVKPKKQHEIRSLGTLVKQLCDLTDCNSVVDVGSGQGHLTRFLSFGLGLSVTGIEADSTLVSMASKYDGQLLWTLEKERQRKNGPPLSRSGPSPCHVAGWVNPKASWKDFIKQVGNGKCVCEDQTAPAGPSKKRQREFMSEADQQHGHGDQPVLTAESEFLGCSDNGQAASPLKNNDNTCTNSFTSVKHEPRASSLSFPKRLCKTEAGQGPYVHSLCQESSSTEDVVCPVEEEQGYPDFILTGLHACGDLSATLLRHFASCPHVRGITSVACCYMKITTSENPNPPGLIAPPLSPLPTSEASHSEFGYPMSSWVQGLPGHQLSYKAREGACHAIEDYMHRLREESGLLRMHCYRATLETVIREAKPELRRPGVQAIKKAHLLPFTEYARLGLPRVGLPPDLPLDTCRVEAMLRQEGRVVVYFSLALLLAPVVETLVLLDRMLYLQEKGIKSQLVPLFDPAFSPRNLVLMALKQPTSDKETECALP, encoded by the exons ATGATGTGCTCACCGACACTTTCAGCAGAGCAGCAAAGAGAGTTGGCAAGAAATCTTACATATTTTCTGTCGACATACAAACACATCTCCGATTCCTTCATAATT GAATTCTTCAGTGAGGATCTATGGGCTACATTGCCTACCAGATGGCAACAGATCCTCTGTGACCTGTCACCCCCACAAATAGCTGACCTCCTATTGGACAGATTGAATGTGCATCGAAG ATACTCTTGTGTATGGCCTCTTTCACTATTGGCTTTTCGGGCCACCGCGCATGCCCTGACGTTCCCCAGGACACCCCAGGGCAAGCGGGGACATGAAGTGGGCATGCTGAAGCCAGAGGAGTTCCTGGAGAACAAGAGTCAGAGCTCACTGCTGGGACACATATTTAGGAAACATGTGAAACCCAAGAAGCAGCATGAGATCCGGAGTCTGGGCACG TTGGTGAAGCAGCTGTGTGACCTGACAGACTGCAATAGTGTGGTGGATGTGGGTTCTGGACAG GGCCATTTGACTCGTTTCTTGTCGTTTGGGCTTGGTCTGTCTGTGACTGGAATTGAGGCTGATTCCactctagtttccatggcatCCAAATATGATGGACAGCTTCTGTGGACgctggagaaggagaggcagaggaAG AATGGACCTCCGCTCTCTAGATCTGGCCCCTCACCCTGCCATGTGGCTGGCTGGGTCAACCCCAAAGCATCATGGAAAGACTTCATCAAGCAGGTAGGAAATGGTAAATGTGTCTGTGAGGATCAGACCGCTCCGGCTGGACCCAGTAAGAAGAGACAGCGGGAGTTCATGTCAGAAGCTGATCAGCAACATGGGCACGGAGACCAGCCTGTGTTGACTGCAGAATCAGAATTCCTGGGTTGTTCAGACAATGGCCAGGCTGCATCCCCACTCAAGAATAATGACAATACATGTACAAACTCTTTTACTAGTGTAAAACATGAACCCCGGGCTAGCTCACTCTCGTTTCCAAAACGTCTCTGCAAGACTGAAGCCGGGCAAGGCCCATATGTCCACTCACTCTGCCAAGAGAGTTCATCCACAGAAGATGTTGTCTGCCCTGTAGAAGAGGAGCAGGGATATCCAGATTTTATCCTAACAGGCCTCCATGCCTGCGGGGACCTCAGTGCCACCCTCCTTCGCCACTTTGCCAGCTGCCCTCACGTTCGCGGCATCACCTCAGTGGCGTGCTGCTACATGAAGATCACCACCAGTGAGAACCCCAACCCCCCTGGCCTCATAGCCCCTCCCCTATCCCCTTTGCCCACCAGTGAGGCATCTCACTCAGAGTTTGGCTACCCAATGAGCTCCTGGGTGCAGGGGTTGCCGGGACACCAGCTGTCCTATAAGGCGCGGGAGGGGGCGTGTCACGCCATAGAGGACTACATGCACAGGCTGCGGGAGGAGAGTGGGTTGCTAAGGATGCACTGTTATCGGGCAACCCTAGAGACAGTTATCAGGGAGGCGAAGCCAGAGCTGCGCAGGCCGGGAGTCCAGGCAATAAAGAAAGCACATCTACTACCCTTTACAGA GTATGCCCGTCTGGGTCTGCCCCGCGTTGGCCTGCCCCCTGACTTGCCCCTGGACACCTGCAGAGTGGAGGCCATGCTGAGGCAGGAGGGTCGTGTGGTGGTCTACTTCAGCCTGGCTCTGCTACTGGCACCGGTGGTGGAGACCCTGGTGCTGCTGGACAGGATGCTATACCTGCAGGAGAAAG GTATAAAGAGTCAGCTGGTGCCACTCTTTGACCCTGCGTTCTCTCCCCGAAACCTGGTACTGATGGCTTTGAAGCAGCCGACAAGCGACAAAGAGACTGAGTGCGCCCTTCCATAA
- the LOC120048413 gene encoding interferon-stimulated 20 kDa exonuclease-like 2 isoform X1 → MSDMMLNLDCSGSSGPCKDSSGSNKHKAFIDRRRLLEKKGYLNKKQNQHYQRQGNKHQGPPPRANRPSQPNAAHNKSSAHTQNTHSKSSYHIPSSEHARGVASKPASSTSSSTSLTITVKNSTNPEQSTSTITPGHQPPPTRAVAHCAPVPRGSALFCNPLKYLAMDCEMVGTGPKGRNSELARCSIVSYDGDVVYDRYIKPTNAVTDYRTRWSGISWHQLVKAMPFQHARKEILKMLAGKVVIGHAVHNDFKSLSYNHPAVLTRDTSRIPLLNQKAGFPEKDVASLKRLTKALFNRNIQLMLFCSKKKFPLCSQTGKKGHSSVEDAKATMELYKVVEVEWERTLASK, encoded by the exons ATGTCGGACATGATGTTAAACCTGGACTGTTCTGGCAGCAGTGGACCCTGTAAGGACTCATCGGGAAGCAACAAACACAAGGCATTTATCGACAGGCGGCGACTCTTGGAGAAAAAGGGTTACCTCAACAAGAAGCAGAACCAGCACTATCAAAGACAGGGGAATAAACATCAGGGCCCGCCTCCCAGGGCCAATCGGCCGTCTCAACCCAATGCTGCACACAACAAAAGCTCTGCTCACACTCAGAATACTCACAGTAAAAGTTCATATCACATACCCAGTTCAGAGCATGCCAGAGGTGTTGCTTCCAAGCCTGCATCATCCACAAGCAGCTCAACATCCTTGACCATTACTGTGAAGAATTCCACCAATCCTGAGCAATCCACTTCGACTATCACCCCGGGGCACCAACCCCCACCCACCAGGGCTGTTGCCCACTGCGCCCCTGTCCCAAGAGGGTCAGCCCTCTTTTGTAACCCCCTGAAGTACCTTGCCATGGACTGTGAGATGGTTGGCACGGGCCCCAAGGGTCGCAACAGTGAGCTGGCACGATGCAGTATTGTCTCCTATGATGGAGACGTGGTGTATGACAGGTACATCAAGCCCACCAACGCAGTCACTGACTACCGGACTCGTTGGAGTGGCATCTCCTGGCATCAACTGGTCAAAGCCATGCCATTTCAACATGCCAGGAAGGAG ATTCTGAAGATGCTTGCAGGAAAGGTGGTGATAGGGCATGCTGTCCACAATGACTTCAAATCCCTAAGTTACAATCACCCTGCTGTCTTAACGCGGGACACCTCCCGCATTCCTCTCCTCAACCAGAAGGCTGGCTTTCCAGAGAAAGATGTGGCCTCACTGAAAAGACTCACCAAGGCCCTGTTCAACCGCAACATCCAG CTTATGTTATTTTGTAGTAAGAAGAAATTCCCCTTGTGTTCTCAGACTGGGAAGAAGGGGCACTCGTCTGTGGAGGACGCCAAAGCCACCATGGAACTGTACAAAGTTGTGGAGGTGGAGTGGGAGAGGACCTTAGCCTCCAAATAA
- the LOC120048413 gene encoding interferon-stimulated 20 kDa exonuclease-like 2 isoform X2 translates to MSDMMLNLDCSGSSGPCKDSSGSNKHKAFIDRRRLLEKKGYLNKKQNQHYQRQGNKHQGPPPRANRPSQPNAAHNKSSAHTQNTHSKSSYHIPSSEHARGVASKPASSTSSSTSLTITVKNSTNPEQSTSTITPGHQPPPTRAVAHCAPVPRGSALFCNPLKYLAMDCEMVGTGPKGRNSELARCSIVSYDGDVVYDRYIKPTNAVTDYRTRWSGISWHQLVKAMPFQHARKEILKMLAGKVVIGHAVHNDFKSLSYNHPAVLTRDTSRIPLLNQKAGFPEKDVASLKRLTKALFNRNIQTGKKGHSSVEDAKATMELYKVVEVEWERTLASK, encoded by the exons ATGTCGGACATGATGTTAAACCTGGACTGTTCTGGCAGCAGTGGACCCTGTAAGGACTCATCGGGAAGCAACAAACACAAGGCATTTATCGACAGGCGGCGACTCTTGGAGAAAAAGGGTTACCTCAACAAGAAGCAGAACCAGCACTATCAAAGACAGGGGAATAAACATCAGGGCCCGCCTCCCAGGGCCAATCGGCCGTCTCAACCCAATGCTGCACACAACAAAAGCTCTGCTCACACTCAGAATACTCACAGTAAAAGTTCATATCACATACCCAGTTCAGAGCATGCCAGAGGTGTTGCTTCCAAGCCTGCATCATCCACAAGCAGCTCAACATCCTTGACCATTACTGTGAAGAATTCCACCAATCCTGAGCAATCCACTTCGACTATCACCCCGGGGCACCAACCCCCACCCACCAGGGCTGTTGCCCACTGCGCCCCTGTCCCAAGAGGGTCAGCCCTCTTTTGTAACCCCCTGAAGTACCTTGCCATGGACTGTGAGATGGTTGGCACGGGCCCCAAGGGTCGCAACAGTGAGCTGGCACGATGCAGTATTGTCTCCTATGATGGAGACGTGGTGTATGACAGGTACATCAAGCCCACCAACGCAGTCACTGACTACCGGACTCGTTGGAGTGGCATCTCCTGGCATCAACTGGTCAAAGCCATGCCATTTCAACATGCCAGGAAGGAG ATTCTGAAGATGCTTGCAGGAAAGGTGGTGATAGGGCATGCTGTCCACAATGACTTCAAATCCCTAAGTTACAATCACCCTGCTGTCTTAACGCGGGACACCTCCCGCATTCCTCTCCTCAACCAGAAGGCTGGCTTTCCAGAGAAAGATGTGGCCTCACTGAAAAGACTCACCAAGGCCCTGTTCAACCGCAACATCCAG ACTGGGAAGAAGGGGCACTCGTCTGTGGAGGACGCCAAAGCCACCATGGAACTGTACAAAGTTGTGGAGGTGGAGTGGGAGAGGACCTTAGCCTCCAAATAA